The stretch of DNA TATGCCCGTTGGAGAGTGCACTATCACGCTGCATAATGTAGCATACCAGTTGGGGCTGCCCGTGGATGGTTTACCTGTATCCGGGTGCCTTACAGATTTTGAGAAGTTTATGGAAGAAGGCAAACCGGCGTGGGAGTGGTTTCAGGAACTGTTTGGCGAGCTTCCACCATAGAATAAGGTCAAGCAGTATACAGTCCACTTCACTTGGTTTCATAAGAGGTTTAGGGTGCTGCCAGATGATGCTACGAAGGAGACCGTACGCATATTTGCATGGGCTTATATTATAATGCTGCTTTCCACTCAGTTGTTCGGTGACAAGAGTGGAAACTGGGTTCATATACGGTGGTTGCCCTTTGTGGCGAGACTTGATGATATGGGCAGCTATAGTTGGGTGTCGGTAGCGTTGGCCTGGCTATATCGTTACATGTGTCAAGTGGCGAACAGAAACGTGACGAACTTGGCAGGCCCCCTGTAGCTACTGCAGTCGTGGATTTTTTGGCGGTTTCCTAGCCTCAGGCCGCGGGGATTCGACACATATTCCTTCTTGTTGGCTTCTAGGTATGCATATCTGTACAGTTAGTCTTGAActgtaacttttttttattatggttaTACTTGTTAACATTGTATAACATTGTATTCGTTCAGGTGGGTCACCTACTTGTCGACATCCGATCGGAAAGAGGAGAGAGTCGTCCAACGTCGCCTAGCGTTGGACCGATTAGGCGATCGAGATGtaagtttattcattttctttcaatttttatctAGTACTTAACTATATATTTGTTAGTTAATGGACTAATAAATGTATTCTGTTAACATCTGTAGATTGTTTGGGAGCCATATGCTTCGCTCGACGTGATGGCTGTTGTTCATTCAGAGATTCTCACAAAAGAGCACAGTCGGCTGTGGCGTGCATGTACTTGCTTGATATACTTCGTCGTCATTGAGTAGCACCAGGTGGATAGGGTGCTGCCATAGCTGGGTGGCGTTCAGCACGTGCCTAAGCCAGCCTCGAATATAGACTGGCTCCATGCTTGATCTCGAACTGTCCGCAGACTTTCTCCGATGGTGGTATAGAGTAGCCCATAGATTTCTGTCGCTGGATTTCTTGATTGCCGATCCTAGGACCGAGGAGATCAGTCAGGATGTTGTTTAGAGTGGGTCATCACAGGTGCCTTCTAGGGTACCGATGCCAGACGCTAGATAACAGGCGCGTCGAGCGGCGACGACGCGTTGGTACCCGGGCTACAGACCGGGAGTAGCGATGACTGGATGACATGATTCAGGATGATAGATCTGGTGGCGACGAAGTCGGACATGCCGATCAGCGTGTCCGCGCGTGGCTGTCCTTATCATCGGGGTGGTTCATCAGGGGTCGCATCTGGTGGTACTGGTGATAGACACGCTGAGCATGCAGGGGCGGAGACCCAGGAGGTTCCTCTTACACATGTTTCGAGCTCCCAGATATACCATGAGATCCATGGCCAGATATATGATGACCTGGCGGGACCGACTTTTCCGATGGATATGGACCACGAGGTTGGGAGTTTACAGTTCTATTCCGACTTTGCAGATCTCATCTGTGATGATGATCCTCTGTATTTTTGGCAgcagaccccacaggatcaggTGCTTGAGACCCAGCCCCAGATGGACGTTGCGCAGGGGTACCACCTAAATACGGAGGATATGCAGCGGTACCAGCCGCAAATGTCTGACCCTCATGGATTCCAGCCCCAGCTACATGTAGACCTGAATGAGCCTGCTGGCTGCCCGTATGACAGTTGATTGGGCATGGGAGGGACGCCTGCATCTGCATATGGCGTGGGCATGCCAGTCGATCCTCCAGCACAGCAGCGCTAGAGGCCGGCCATAGTGAGACGGGCCGCTATATGTGATACAGGGTCACATCTCCTGGGCATATTTGGACATGACTCTGACGAGGAGGATGAGGACAGGCAGGAGCTGTAACttactattttatgttttcattgATGATACCTATGTATGTCGGATTTGTCATGTACTTTTGTATTATATGTGTTTGTACTTAGTTTATTTCTATTGAGTTATGTGTGTGTAATGTATGTTTTTGTTAACCGTAGACACactttattttgtgtttatgcAAATTGCTCACTAACACATAAACCGTGATACCTCACTCGCGGTTTATGCACAGTATTCATCCACACCTAAACTGCGACACTCCTGTCACCATGACACTCCTGTCGCGGTTTTTGCTTATTTGCCCTAGCATGTAATCCGCGACACCCCTATAGCGGATTACGTGTATTCGTAAACCGCGGGACCCCTGTCGCGGTTTACATAGATTATGGAAAAAATGCATTTTGgtattctttttctattttgtgcATTCTGGTAAATTTGGTTTCCATATTATTTATTGTAGTAAATTGCCCATTTTTTTATGCTTCCAATTAGGATGCGCTGAACCAGATGGCACATCTACTGCTAAAGATGCTAAACAAAATGACTTTTCATGTAAAAGGTGCTAATCGAATACGCGAGTTCTATGTGAAAGATGCTAAAAAAAGACGCTTTCAATATTGAAAACACCTCCTTTAAAGACACCTTTGTTAACATAGAATATTAGTAATAAATGTTTAAATAAAGATGAAATATATTTATTACTATTGTTTTAAAAACCGAACCAAATCGACTAGTTCAATCGGGTTAATTGAGAATCGGTCATCTAATCAATTCGATTGAGTCCAAAAACTAATATGCAAAAAAACTCGGTAAAAAAACGGGTCGAATTGGTAGTTAACTGGTGAACTGGTTAAGTGGGCCGAGTTTTTATAACTCCCGGATTGTTTAAAATGTCCAAAAAAATCCAGTTACCCAGCCCACCCACTAAACCCGCCCGGCCTGCCCCTTTTATAACGCACACTAGGGCCATGGAACCCTAGCCCCCCTCTCTTTCTCTGAGCTCCACGGAACCCTAGCATCCTTTCTCTCTCCTAGccaacagcagcagcagcagcagccaGCGCCCAGTGCCCAGCTGCGCCGTCGCCGGCGAACTCTTCTCCTCAGCCAGCGTCCAGCCCCGGCGTTGCCGATTCTCTTTTCCTGGGACACAAATAAGACTTACCCAAACGTTGggaacaaaaacgatactttactcaatattaaattataatgttattttttgaagtatatttatctttttgccaataaattataactcaaatggcatagtctcCTTATACTCATTTAAAAAATCGCAAATTCAAATTTCCCTAtctttcataaaaaaaagttgCCACACCCTACTCAATCCCACGAAATATAAGGCTAACTATAATttcaatattttgaaaatgaaaataatttatttttaaaagcaaAATTTGATTGATatccaaaataataattcaCTCCGAATTATTTATCCATTTCagctgaaaaataaaaaatgttaccacATCGTGGTGTTGaattcataataataaaaatttaataaaaaaattaaaatatgaagaaagtattaaaaataataaaaaattaaatatttgaaaagacttgaaataaatctataattttttatggaaAAAACTACTAAAACCAATAATGACTAGCAACAAACCCAAATCAGTTTAAGTGGACGAAGTTACAATTTCTTGCTTCTAATGAACTTTTAGATGCAAAATCACTGTCTGCATttagcgaaaaaaaaaagaaatatcaaATAATAGCTTTCAAAAAACTTAAACGCAATTTTATCCTCAACGTGTTTGCCAAATATACTCTAAAAAAACCAGCATAGAGGGATGGGTAGTAAATTAGGAATGATTACAAAGGCAGGTAATTTCACTTCTTCAAATACAAAGAAATCACATCCTTTCTATTAGGCAACAAaagatttatgattttgttttaatCCTCAATAAAAGGGAAATAACATCATTGAAACAACCAAACTCAAGAAATAGATAGCTTCAAGCAAGCATTCATGTGTCACACTCAGCTCTTCAGTGAATATCACAGTAGTCAATATCAAATTAACAAACCATCCTTATCCTTATGAACCTAAGGATATGGAAAATTGAGGATTTTACGCAACAATGGAGACATTTTGGTTCCAGGAGCAGGTAGCCGTCTTTCAAGAAAGAATCTCACCACACAGTTAAGTCTGGAATCCTAAATAGAAAAGAgaacaaaaattttttagtaAGAAGTGAATGGATGTATAATGTATTCTATTTCAATTAACTTTGAAACAACTCATCTCACCTTATTCTTGAATCCTTTCTGATCTTTTCaaagatctttttttctttcgatTTGTATGCTTATTTCTAGCATACAATTGACGAAATGCTTCATAAAATAGAGAATAAGTTTCAGTATTTGGAAGGCAACCATTTCCTTTCATCTCTAAAAATAAGTCTATTGCTTCATCAATCAGCCCCTCGTTAACAAATCCACTCATCATAATATTAAAGTTCACAACATCTAGACAATAGTTGTTGGCCAAAAGATGCTCAAAAAGCTCTCTTGCAGTCCTTACTCTTCCACATTTGCACAATCCATTCAAAAGAATACTGCACATGTACGCATTTGGACGAAACCCTTTGTGAATAATGTTGTGAAATAGTACAATTGCCTCATCAAGATGTTGGATTTTGCATAAAGCATCTAACAATATGCAATAACCGACTAACTTAGGGGGCTGTTCACTTTCATGCATTTCATCAAGAATATTCTGTACACATGATATTCTCCCTGATTTGCATAATCTATCAATAAGGGTATAAATTCCAATATTCGGAACAAAACTTTCGCTTTCTTTAAAGAAAGTGATTGCTTGGTCCACCATTTTGTTCTTGCAATAACCATTAATCATAATGCTATAACTGTGAACATCGGGTGCCAAACCTGCTTTGATCATGCTGTCAAACATCTTTGCTGCCTCATTCACTTTATTGATTAGAAAGTATCCATCAATTAAAGCATTGTAAGTaaagacgtccaattgatgacCCAACTTGATAATCTTGGCTAATGCAAAGAAAGCAGAATCCATCAGACCCAAGTGGCAGAAACAATTGATCAAAGAAGGACTGATTCCCCTAAAATCCATTTGTGCAAAGAGCGAAACAGCAGTGTGGTATTGATTGATCTTAACAAGAGACCCTAAAATCTGATCGAATTCAACTTGGGAGGATGGATCACGCTTATTGAGAAGGGTAATGAAAGAGGGAACAGAATATacgttaataaaaaaaaggaatattCTTCCTTTTTTAAACTTCTccaattcttcctttttcacgGATAATGTGGTGTTAATCAATTAGAAGCAGCTATTAAATTATTGAGAAAAATGATGAAAGAAAGTATCAAGCCAAATAAATATACGTTAAGGATATTAATCGATGCTTTgtgtaaaaaaagaagaattggAGAAGTTCAAAAAGTACTTGGTATGGTGTTGAAACAAGGTTATATACCTAATGTTGTGATTTATAATGTATTAATTGATGATTACTTTTTAATTAAGGAAGGgaatgagaaaaaaaagttatttgacAGAATGATCAGAAAAAGTTTGGGGCTGATGGTAGAGTTGCAACATTATGATTAATTGCTATTGCAGGAACAAAAAGATAGACCAAGCTCCTGATTTGCATACTGATAGATGCTTTTTGCATAAACTAGCATCAATGATATTATTTCACAAAGTTGATAATAACAGAGATCGTTCCATATCCGCTCAAGTGCAGTACTGTTTTTAAAATGTGGAAGAAGAAGGGATGCAACTTGCTCTTGATACCAATTGACGAGGATGTTAGAACTTGAGAGGGGGTTGAATTAAATTagcttaaaattttaagttctaTTTTTGAAGAAGGTGATTATGCaggagatttttattttttaatctctaAAACCAGAACCGAGCAGAGATGGGATGAAGAAAGAAACAAgtatatatcctggttcagtttTTTAGTGTCATGAAACCTACATTTAGTCTCTACCACAATCATGATggaatttttactataattaataaGATTATATACACCAATACTAATGAATTATACCCTAATTCATCTAGTATTTACCACTAAATT from Arachis duranensis cultivar V14167 chromosome 4, aradu.V14167.gnm2.J7QH, whole genome shotgun sequence encodes:
- the LOC107482376 gene encoding pentatricopeptide repeat-containing protein At3g22470, mitochondrial-like, producing the protein MDFRGISPSLINCFCHLGLMDSAFFALAKIIKLGHQLDVFTYNALIDGYFLINKVNEAAKMFDSMIKAGLAPDVHSYSIMINGYCKNKMVDQAITFFKESESFVPNIGIYTLIDRLCKSGRISCVQNILDEMHESEQPPKLVGYCILLDALCKIQHLDEAIVLFHNIIHKGFRPNAYMCSILLNGLCKCGRVRTARELFEHLLANNYCLDVVNFNIMMSGFVNEGLIDEAIDLFLEMKGNGCLPNTETYSLFYEAFRQLYARNKHTNRKKKRSLKRSERIQE